Proteins encoded together in one Glandiceps talaboti chromosome 11, keGlaTala1.1, whole genome shotgun sequence window:
- the LOC144442383 gene encoding neuronal acetylcholine receptor subunit alpha-7-like isoform X3 produces the protein MDKYMDEKFQILITTVWVTQRWHDDYLTWNATEYNGLFKLRVPSTMLWLPDTVLYNIAKEDNENFMLDVKTNMIIDSTGDIDWSALVIMKTFCPVNIFYFPFDTQECIMKFGSWQHDARFIDYYPGPSDDNEYEHNGEWDTLGINVHRNPGIYSCCPGREYPDVTFTITIRRKPLFYIFNLIIPCFLISGMSMLVFILPCESGEKVSLGITVLLSLTVFLLVVAETMPATSETIPLIGRYYIFTIVLVATCTTMTVIVLNFHHRHQPMPRWMRIVYFRFLARLLMVTLPPFIKAKEECQNSNCVITNANNVKEEEVKIIKASPERKRSTNDHTKKNMTFKDKVLVDILKQVQRIAQRHEAKDKHTKVNIEWRIVAKITDRLFFITYVVCAVTMNVVITVQAIKHI, from the exons AGATGGCATGATGATTACCTAACATGGAATGCTACAGAATATAATGGTTTATTCAAACTACGAGTACCTTCCACAATGCTGTGGTTGCCAGATACTGTGCTCTACAACAT AGCAAAAGAAGACAATGAAAACTTTATGTTGGATGTGAAAACCAACATGATAATAGATTCTACTGGTGACATCGATTGGAGTGCGTTGGTGATCATGAAAACCTTCTGTCCCGTcaatatattttactttccatTCGATACACAAGAATGCATCATGAAGTTCGGCTCATGGCAACACGACGCTAGATTTATCGACTACTATCCAGGACCGTCTGACGACAATGAGTATGAACACAATGGTGAATGGGATACTctgg GTATAAACGTACATCGAAACCCGGGAATTTATTCGTGTTGTCCTGGGAGGGAATATCCAGATGTTACTTTCACCATAACAATTCGTCGGAAACCACTATTCTACATATTTAATTTGATCATACCATGTTTCCTCATATCTGGGATGTCTATGTTGGTGTTTATACTCCCCTGTGAGTCTGGCGAGAAAGTGTCGCTTGGTATTACGGTGCTCCTCTCGCTCACCGTCTTCTTGCTTGTAGTAGCCGAAACTATGCCAGCTACGTCAGAAACAATACCGCTGATCG GTCGTTACTACATTTTTACAATCGTACTGGTAGCCACTTGTACTACAATGACGGTCATAGTGCTAAACTTTCATCATCGACATCAACCTATGCCTCGCTGGATGAGAATCGTGTACTTCCGATTTCTCGCTCGCCTGTTGATGGTCACTTTACCGCCATTTATCAAAGCGAAGGAGGAATGCCAAAACAGTAATTGCGTCATTACCAATGCCAACAATGTGAAGGAGGAAGAGGTCAAGATCATTAAAGCAAGTCCGGAGAGGAAACGGTCTACAAATGACCACACCAAGAAAAACATGACCTTCAAGGACAAAGTTTTAGTTGACATTCTGAAGCAGGTTCAACGGATTGCACAGAGACACGAAGCGAAAGACAAACACACTAAAGTAAATATAGAATGGCGTATAGTAGCAAAAATAACGGACAGATTGTTCTTCATTACGTATGTTGTTTGTGCTGTCACAATGAATGTCGTCATCACTGTACAGGCTATCAAACACatttaa